A genomic window from Acidobacteriota bacterium includes:
- a CDS encoding pyridoxal phosphate-dependent aminotransferase, with translation MKSSPFIRWAKSRSGIRYNLGHSGAPRLTAHDLGEEDCPELSGRNLDGWPPLLQAIAARYDVSIDQVVTTHGNSMANHLVCAALLEPGDGVVVEKPCYEPLHLLPEYFGAVVSFFQRRAEDRFDVDPEAVEAQVNSTTKLVILSNLHNPSGASISRQSLNALARLADHYDFYVLVDEAYLEFLHGGYHRTAALISPRFLSTRSLTKAFGLDGLRLGWIVASSKLSEKLRHLNDLFSISTAHPSERLALRALQQAEDLLMPQRNLADRNRWTTDSFITTDRFLEWVKPPSGTIGWVRLKEGSVDDLVQHLETEYETTLAPGRFFGDESCFRIGFGVPPEDLREGLERLRQALRDEPALEEED, from the coding sequence ATGAAGAGCAGTCCCTTTATTCGCTGGGCCAAGTCGCGTTCTGGAATCCGCTACAATCTGGGCCACTCGGGCGCGCCCCGCTTGACGGCGCACGATCTTGGAGAAGAAGACTGTCCCGAGCTCTCAGGCCGCAACCTGGACGGATGGCCTCCCTTGCTGCAGGCCATTGCGGCCCGCTACGACGTTTCCATCGATCAGGTCGTCACCACCCACGGCAATTCCATGGCCAACCACCTGGTCTGCGCCGCCTTGCTGGAACCCGGCGACGGAGTGGTGGTGGAGAAGCCCTGCTATGAGCCGCTGCACCTGCTCCCCGAGTACTTCGGAGCCGTGGTGAGTTTCTTCCAACGCAGGGCCGAAGACCGTTTCGACGTCGATCCCGAGGCGGTGGAGGCCCAGGTGAATTCCACCACCAAGCTGGTCATCCTCTCCAACCTGCACAACCCCAGCGGTGCGTCCATTTCGCGGCAGTCCCTGAACGCGTTGGCCCGGCTGGCCGACCACTACGATTTCTACGTCCTGGTGGACGAAGCCTACCTGGAGTTTCTGCACGGAGGCTACCACCGCACGGCAGCCCTGATTTCGCCCCGCTTTCTGTCCACCCGCAGCTTGACCAAGGCCTTCGGACTGGACGGGTTGCGCCTGGGATGGATCGTGGCCTCTTCCAAGCTGTCGGAAAAGCTGCGCCACCTCAACGACCTCTTTTCCATCTCTACCGCCCATCCCAGCGAGCGCTTGGCCCTGAGGGCCTTGCAACAGGCCGAAGATCTGCTCATGCCGCAGCGCAACCTGGCCGACCGCAACCGCTGGACCACCGATTCCTTCATCACCACCGACCGTTTTTTGGAATGGGTCAAGCCCCCCAGCGGAACCATCGGCTGGGTGCGTCTCAAGGAAGGCTCGGTGGACGACCTGGTCCAGCACCTCGAAACCGAGTACGAGACCACCCTGGCGCCGGGACGCTTCTTCGGCGACGAGTCCTGCTTCCGCATCGGATTCGGGGTGCCGCCCGAAGACCTGCGTGAGGGATTGGAGCGATTGCGCCAGGCCCTGCGCGACGAACCCGCCCTGGAAGAGGAAGACTGA